GCCATCAGGCCGGCATACATGGGACCGACGTGCGCGGTGGCTACGACGACACCCCTGCCCGCGGCGAGCAAGGGCTCGAAAAACCGCTCGCCGCTGTCCAGCTCCCCCAGCACCTGCATGGCCTCTTCGGCACGATCCTCGCGGCATTCGATCCAGTCGAACAACAGATGGTCCACCATATGGCCCCAGCGCGCGGCGCGCTCCCATTGCGCGCGGTCGATTCCCGAGTCGCGGCGCAGCGACCACGCCCAGTCCAGCCGCGCCTGGGGGATGGGGGCGGTATCGAGCCGGTCTTCCAGTTGCGCCATGGCTTCGTCGAAGGTGTCGGGCAGCCGCATGTCGCGCTGCGAAACATAGCGCTGGAACAATGCCTCGGCCTCCTGCTTGCGGCCAGCCTGGGATAATGCCGCGATGGCGGAACGCTGCCACAGCGGCTTATCGGGGTTTCGTTCGAGCACGTACATCAGCTGGTCGGCAGCCTCGTCGTACTGCAGCGAATAGCGCAGCGCGCGCGCGTAGAGCACCCGCGTCTGCTCCAGTTCCGGCGCCAGGTCGATGGCCTGCTTGAGCGGGCCCACCGCGTCCTGGTAGCGGCCGGACCGCAGCAGTGTTTCGCCGTACAAGGACAGCAGCCTCACATCCGAGGGCGACACCGTCACCCCAGCCTGGAAATGGTCCACCGCATGGACCTTCCGGTCTTCTTCCGTGCCGCGCCGCAGGTGCGCCAGTCCAAGATAGGTCCGCAAGCCCGGGCTATCGTGCCCCGCGGCCAGCGCCGCGTCGCCAAACCGGATCGCCGCCTCCGCCCTGCCATCCTCGAACAAGGCACGCACGGCCATCGCGGCCACGCGCGCGTTCGGTAGATTGTCCGCGTTCAGTACCGCTGCCATGCGCGCCGCCTCGGCCGTATCGCCGTCGCGGATGAACGCCAGCATCCAGAAGTGGGCGTCATCCGGAGACTCCGCCGCCCGATCGCTGGTCGCCCGCGCGACCGTCGCGGCATCGGCCACCCGCCCCGCCTGCAGGCGCAGCTGTATGCGCGCGGCGTGCAGCGCGGCGGTATCCGGTTCGAGATCGGCGGCGGCGTCCGCCTGCGCGATCGCGCTGTCCCACTGCTCCGTCCGTCCCAGCAGGCTGGCGAGCAGGCGGCGATCCTCGACCTGGGAGGGATCGGCGGCCACAAGAAGTTCGAGCGCCGCGATCGCCGGCTTGAAAGCACTCTCTCGCACGAACGGCGAGACCAGCAAGCGCCTGACATCGCGCCTGCCATTGGCCGCGCGCACCAGGGCCGGGTCGAGCCCGGACAGTTCGGCCGCGGGATCCGCCGCGGCCCGGATCCTGCCGATGGCTTCGGCCAGCCGCGCAGCGGCGTCGGCCGACGCCTCGCGACGTGCAATCGTCGTATCACCCATGACGCATCCCCTTGAGCAAAGCCATGGCGAGGCGCAACACCAGCATCAGCACGAAGCCCAGGGCCAGCGCTTCCAGCAAAAGTATCCGCAGCTTGGGGCTGCTGGGGCGGTCCGTCGGAACCGGCTGCGCGATGATCGATAGATACCGCTGCAATCGCAGTGCATCCACCATGGCCTGCTGATACGACTGCTGAGCCAGCGTCAGGTTGGAATCCGCGAAGGCCTGGGCATTGCGCAGCGCCTCGTACGACTTCAGCTGCTTCGCCTCTGTATTCCCCTCGCCGCTCAGGCGGCGGCGCACCGCCACGATCCGCTTCTGCAACGCCGAGACCTGCATCTCGGCGGGCCTGAGCATGGGATGATTCGGATTGCCCAGGGCACGGATCTTGTCCAGGTTGATCTGCGCGTTGCTGAGCTCGCCTTCGAGCTGGCCGGACAGATTCAGCAGCATCGCCACGGTCGCCGTCGGGTCGATATTGCCATGCGCCGTTCGCCACGCCGTCAGGGCGTCGCGGGCGTGAAGCGCCTTGCGCTCCGCACGTTTGACGGACTCCTCGCTGACCTTCAACTTGTCGGCGACGCCTTTCTCGTTCAGGCGGCTGACGAAATCCTCCGCCAGGCGAATCAGCGCCTGCGAGAGGATGGCCGCGTCCTGAGGAGAAAACGCGCTGACGCGCAGCACGTCGATTTGCTCCAGCACGTTAAAGGACACTTTTACGGACGACTGGTATGCGCGGTACAGATCGTCCTCGCTGGCGTCGGGCGCGAGGCGATTGAACAGGTCCATGCCGTCATGGGCCAGGTAGCGGCGCAGGCCGACGGCCTGATCCAGCTGGCGCATGGCATCGCGCGACTTGAGAAAATCGCTGACGGCCCAACCGTCCACGAAACCTCCCAGCATGCCGCCCATATTCCCCGTGGTAAGCAGGCTCGCGGCCCCGCCGCCGCCGGAATCCTGGCCCGAGCCGGATTGCACGAAGAAGCGCGACTCCGCCTCATAGCGAGGCGTCGCGATGCACAACACATAGACCAGGGCAAGCACGACCGGCGCGATGACGATGAGCGCATTGACCCAACGATGACGCCGCCGCTCGCGTAGTGCCGCCTGCCGTTCACGATGCCGGCGTTCGATCTCGGACCCGCCCTCAGATGCCGAACTGGCCGTCCCCGAAGTCCCCGCTGAAGGCGTCGTCGCCTGCGCTTGCGGAGTCGCTGCGGGATCGTCTGGGCGGGAACTTGCGGATGCACCGGTCGAGGTCGTCGTCGATTCTGAGCGTGCTTCCTTCATAAACTAAGCCTTTGAAGCAATAGTCCGCCAATTGATTCTGGCGATAACTGGAAAATACGAGCGTCCGTCCGACCAGGCGCTCTTCGAAAAGCGCCAGCCAGAGACGGGTGAAACGGCAGGGCTCGAAGGGCATGGCGCCCTCGATCACATAGACATCGAACGCGGGCGCCAGCGCCAGCGCGAACGAGAACTCCTGCCGGACGTAGAGCGGCCAATGTTCCATGGGCCTGGCCAGGCACTTGGGATCGCTGATCAGGTCCGCGACGAAGTCGACGGTGGTGTCCGCGTCCAGCTCGTACATTTCGCTGACGAACTCGATCATGCGCAGCCCGTTCGCCTTGCCGCGAATGAAGCCCTGCCGGCCTATGGCCCAGGAAACGCTGCCATCGTGCTTGACGAACCCCTGGCGCGGCGGCCTCAGCCGGCACAGCACATCGATAATCTGGCGGTGCAGTTCCGGCGCGGGCGAAAGCAGCGCATA
Above is a genomic segment from Bordetella genomosp. 11 containing:
- a CDS encoding tetratricopeptide repeat protein, with the protein product MGDTTIARREASADAAARLAEAIGRIRAAADPAAELSGLDPALVRAANGRRDVRRLLVSPFVRESAFKPAIAALELLVAADPSQVEDRRLLASLLGRTEQWDSAIAQADAAADLEPDTAALHAARIQLRLQAGRVADAATVARATSDRAAESPDDAHFWMLAFIRDGDTAEAARMAAVLNADNLPNARVAAMAVRALFEDGRAEAAIRFGDAALAAGHDSPGLRTYLGLAHLRRGTEEDRKVHAVDHFQAGVTVSPSDVRLLSLYGETLLRSGRYQDAVGPLKQAIDLAPELEQTRVLYARALRYSLQYDEAADQLMYVLERNPDKPLWQRSAIAALSQAGRKQEAEALFQRYVSQRDMRLPDTFDEAMAQLEDRLDTAPIPQARLDWAWSLRRDSGIDRAQWERAARWGHMVDHLLFDWIECREDRAEEAMQVLGELDSGERFFEPLLAAGRGVVVATAHVGPMYAGLMALELAGIPSRWLATAPRIAQTSYAEALISTADQTEAQVAKSCLRAIGSGYVLCLAVDGAANPAAPRTTFEGQEVTYSSFASHLAHRLKVPSVFYAPRWENGRVAFTLEMLPAAEPGEDAEAYAQRWQRAYFERLREHLAGPPENLRMSGGIWRHVKSADRSAQQ
- a CDS encoding sugar ABC transporter, with the translated sequence MLALVYVLCIATPRYEAESRFFVQSGSGQDSGGGGAASLLTTGNMGGMLGGFVDGWAVSDFLKSRDAMRQLDQAVGLRRYLAHDGMDLFNRLAPDASEDDLYRAYQSSVKVSFNVLEQIDVLRVSAFSPQDAAILSQALIRLAEDFVSRLNEKGVADKLKVSEESVKRAERKALHARDALTAWRTAHGNIDPTATVAMLLNLSGQLEGELSNAQINLDKIRALGNPNHPMLRPAEMQVSALQKRIVAVRRRLSGEGNTEAKQLKSYEALRNAQAFADSNLTLAQQSYQQAMVDALRLQRYLSIIAQPVPTDRPSSPKLRILLLEALALGFVLMLVLRLAMALLKGMRHG
- a CDS encoding ATPase; the protein is MIHLNGVTDEPYAFGTRQSLLSNVDLDIPVGRYALLSPAPELHRQIIDVLCRLRPPRQGFVKHDGSVSWAIGRQGFIRGKANGLRMIEFVSEMYELDADTTVDFVADLISDPKCLARPMEHWPLYVRQEFSFALALAPAFDVYVIEGAMPFEPCRFTRLWLALFEERLVGRTLVFSSYRQNQLADYCFKGLVYEGSTLRIDDDLDRCIRKFPPRRSRSDSASAGDDAFSGDFGDGQFGI